The following proteins come from a genomic window of Lolium rigidum isolate FL_2022 chromosome 5, APGP_CSIRO_Lrig_0.1, whole genome shotgun sequence:
- the LOC124657058 gene encoding glutamate receptor 2.8-like has protein sequence MAGDGPSPSLFFLLIGLAASLLATSPAQPTDVNVGLIIDAASPVGKIATTTIPMALDDFYAAFPNSTARVKILQHNSGGDVVAAASAALQLMTRQGARAILGPQSSVESAFVAELGTRAEVPVVSFSATSPSVSPTTARFFVRAALSDAAQAGAIAALATYFGWRRVVPIYQDDDYGAAFVPFLVDALTSARATVPYRCALPAAASDDAVAAALYRMESEQTRAFVLHTRPGLAERVLDAAAEAGMMGEGYAWVITDGLTGLHGFVKPPQGVIGLAAYVRNTPRMRDVERRWAHRYMREHTEADRAHAEMGCYAVWAYDAAWAVASAAERLSPSDLSSPPGLVGGNGGPTDIAGLGKSMSGQNFLGAINDTKFEGLGGRFNLTNGELAVPAFEVVNIMDNGKERSLGFWTQQDGLSRHVGRRSKALNGELKPVIWPGDSTERPIGWVQPTIARKLRVAVPGNVSYSYRPIVHLDVDPVTNQTTAGGFVIEVFEAAVRLLPYALPFEYVRAKSMPYDELVEAVGNGTFDAAVADITITANRSTYVDFTLPYEATAIAMVVAVRDQRSNKRTWVFLKPLRYDLWLVSAVFFLFTGFVVWAIEHRDNDDFRGPPSYQVGTLLYFGFSTLVFAHRESLKSNLSRFAVLVWVFVVLILQSSYTASLTSMLTVPQLEPSVADYGALLRGTEKVGVMNNSFVLRAMTASGFPQDRLVRYPRAQSFHEALLNGSIGAIVNETPYLRIFLKTYRDNFTMTGQLNKTGGFGFAFPKGSPYVTDLSQSVPGSPSPSPLNYLN, from the exons ATGGCCGGGGACGGTCCCAGTCCCAGCcttttcttcctcctcatcggcttGGCCGCCTCCCTCCTAGCGACGTCGCCGGCGCAGCCGACGGACGTCAACGTGGGGCTCATAATTGACGCCGCTTCGCCGGTGGGCAAGATCGCCACAACCACCATCCCCATGGCCCTCGACGACTTCTACGCCgccttccccaactccaccgctcGGGTCAAGATCCTGCAGCACAATTCCGGCGgggacgtcgtcgccgccgcgtccgccg ccttgcagctgatgaccAGGCAGGGAGCCCGCGCCATCCTCGGCCCACAGTCGTCCGTCGAGTCGGCGTTCGTCGCCGAGCTCGGCACGCGGGCCGAGGTCCCTGTGGTGTCCTTCTCGGCAACGAGCCCGTCGGTGTCCCCTACCACGGCGAGGTTCTTCGTCCGCGCCGCGCTGAGCGACGCGGCGCAGGCCGGCGCGATCGCCGCGCTCGCCACGTACTTCGGGTGGCGCCGCGTGGTGCCCATCTACCAGGACGACGACTACGGAGCCGCCTTCGTGCCGTTCCTCGTGGACGCGCTCACCAGCGCGCGCGCCACCGTCCCGTACCGCTGCGCGCTCCCGGCCGCTGCGTCCGACGACGCCGTGGCTGCGGCGCTGTACCGGATGGAGTCCGAGCAGACGCGCGCCTTCGTCCTCCACACGCGGCCCGGGCTCGCGGAGCGCGTGCTCGACGCCGCCGCGGAGGCCGGCATGATGGGCGAGGGGTACGCGTGGGTCATCACCGACGGGCTCACGGGGCTGCACGGCTTCGTCAAGCCGCCGCAGGGCGTGATCGGGCTGGCGGCCTACGTGCGCAACACGCCGCGGATGCGCGACGTCGAGAGGCGGTGGGCGCACCGGTACATGCGCGAGCACACGGAGGCCGACCGGGCGCACGCCGAGATGGGATGCTACGCCGTGTGGGCGTACGACGCCGCGTGGGCCGTCGCGTCCGCGGCGGAGCGGCTCAGCCCGAGCGACCTGTCGTCTCCACCGGGGCTGGTCGGCGGCAATGGCGGGCCCACCGACATCGCCGGGCTCGGCAAGTCGATGTCAGGCCAAAATTTCCTTGGCGCCATCAACGACACaaagttcgagggcctcggcggcCGGTTCAACCTCACCAACGGCGAGCTCGCGGTGCCGGCCTTCGAGGTGGTGAACATCATGGACAACGGGAAGGAGAGGAGCCTCGGGTTCTGGACGCAGCAGGACGGGCTCAGCCGGCACGTAGGCCGCCGTTCCAAGGCATTGAACGGCGAGCTGAAGCCGGTGATCTGGCCGGGAGACTCGACGGAGCGGCCAATTGGGTGGGTGCAGCCGACGATCGCGCGGAAGCTGCGGGTGGCGGTGCCGGGGAACGTGTCGTACAGCTACCGTCCGATCGTGCACCTTGACGTGGACCCGGTGACGAACCAGACGACGGCCGGCGGGTTCGTGATCGAGGTGTTCGAGGCGGCGGTGCGGCTGCTGCCTTACGCGCTGCCGTTCGAGTACGTCAGGGCCAAGTCCATGCCCTACGACGAACTCGTCGAAGCAGTTGGTAATGGG ACGTTTGACGCGGCGGTGGCAGACATCACCATCACCGCAAACCGGTCGACCTACGTGGACTTCACGTTGCCTTATGAGGCAACGGCCATCGCCATGGTGGTGGCAGTGCGCGACCAGCGGAGCAACAAACGGACGTGGGTTTTCCTCAAGCCGCTCCGTTACGACCTCTGGCTCGTCAGCGCCGTGTTCTTCCTCTTCACCGGCTTCGTTGTCTGGGCCATCGAGCACCGTGACAACGATGACTTCCGTGGTCCACCCTCCTACCAGGTCGGCACCCTCCTCTACTTCGGCTTCTCCACCCTCGTCTTCGCCCACAGGGAGAGCCTGAAGAGCAACCTGTCGCGGTTCGCCGTGCTGGTGTGGGTGTTCGTTGTGCTCATCCTGCAGTCCAGCTACACGGCAAGCCTCACGTCCATGCTCACAGTGCCGCAGTTGGAGCCGAGCGTCGCCGACTATGGCGCACTGCTGAGGGGCACGGAGAAGGTCGGGGTCATGAATAACTCATTCGTGCTTAGGGCCATGACGGCGTCTGGTTTCCCGCAGGACAGGCTTGTGCGGTACCCGAGAGCACAGAGCTTCCATGAGGCGCTGCTCAATGGCAGCATCGGCGCCATCGTCAACGAGACGCCCTACCTCAGGATCTTCCTCAAGACCTACCGCGACAACTTCACCATGACCGGCCAGCTCAACAAGACCGGCGGCTTTGGCTTCGCGTTCCCGAAGGGGTCACCGTACGTGACGGACCTGTCGCAG TCTGTGCCTGGCTCCCCATCCCCCTCCCCCCTGAACTACCTGAACTAG
- the LOC124653907 gene encoding uncharacterized protein LOC124653907 isoform X4 — translation MRCKEGVSAEEEGNGPETWCRIKVMLLQGTEGGGFRGVHGVQQLVQGPPRLPGGCRFRRSSTSATKIGWLYLSSSRCLLLILLDSFKTQISTRVHSQMLNVSSGPPRPAIPAATVRRTPPLVMSPMAGIFAGFRGPETWCRRPPRHGGSKVESMSEEVMKGENRRRSGTGRRRCGGEHHQRHPKVQCGGAQVVANGLVY, via the exons ATGCGCTGCAAGGAGGGCGtatcggcggaggaggaggggaatGGACCAGAGACTTGGTGCAGGATCAAAG TGATGCTATTGCAAGGAACTGAAGGAGGTGGGTTCAGAGGCGTCCACGGTGTGCAGCAGCTTGTCCAAGGCCCGCCGCGGCTACCTGGAGGATGCCGTTTCCGGAGATCATCGACATCAGCAACAAAG ATTGGTTGGCTATATCTTTCTTCGAGCCGCTGCCTGTTACTGATTTTGTTGGACAGCTTCAAAACACAGATATCCACTCGAGTTCACTCGCAGATGCTGAACGTGTCAAG TGGTCCCCCCAGGCCCGCCATTCCGGCAGCTACTGTTCGCCGGACTCCTCCGCTGGTGATGTCCCCGATGGCCGGCATCTTCGCTGGATTCCGTGGACCAGAGACTTGGTGCAGGAGGCCTCCACGTCATGGAGGATCAAAG GTTGAAAGCATGTCGGAGGAGGTTATGAAGGGCGAGAACAGGCGTCGGAGTGGAACCGGGAGGAGGAGGTGTGGTGGCGAACACCATCAGCGACATCCAAAAGTGCAATGTGGAGGCGCTCAGGTAGTTGCGAATGGACTAGTGTACTGA
- the LOC124653907 gene encoding uncharacterized protein LOC124653907 isoform X1: MRCKEGVSAEEEGNGPETWCRIKGFLDVCVWPVMLLQGTEGGGFRGVHGVQQLVQGPPRLPGGCRFRRSSTSATKIGWLYLSSSRCLLLILLDSFKTQISTRVHSQMLNVSSGPPRPAIPAATVRRTPPLVMSPMAGIFAGFRGPETWCRRPPRHGGSKVESMSEEVMKGENRRRSGTGRRRCGGEHHQRHPKVQCGGAQVVANGLVY; this comes from the exons ATGCGCTGCAAGGAGGGCGtatcggcggaggaggaggggaatGGACCAGAGACTTGGTGCAGGATCAAAG GCTTCCTGGACGTCTGTGTGTGGCCAGTGATGCTATTGCAAGGAACTGAAGGAGGTGGGTTCAGAGGCGTCCACGGTGTGCAGCAGCTTGTCCAAGGCCCGCCGCGGCTACCTGGAGGATGCCGTTTCCGGAGATCATCGACATCAGCAACAAAG ATTGGTTGGCTATATCTTTCTTCGAGCCGCTGCCTGTTACTGATTTTGTTGGACAGCTTCAAAACACAGATATCCACTCGAGTTCACTCGCAGATGCTGAACGTGTCAAG TGGTCCCCCCAGGCCCGCCATTCCGGCAGCTACTGTTCGCCGGACTCCTCCGCTGGTGATGTCCCCGATGGCCGGCATCTTCGCTGGATTCCGTGGACCAGAGACTTGGTGCAGGAGGCCTCCACGTCATGGAGGATCAAAG GTTGAAAGCATGTCGGAGGAGGTTATGAAGGGCGAGAACAGGCGTCGGAGTGGAACCGGGAGGAGGAGGTGTGGTGGCGAACACCATCAGCGACATCCAAAAGTGCAATGTGGAGGCGCTCAGGTAGTTGCGAATGGACTAGTGTACTGA
- the LOC124653907 gene encoding uncharacterized protein LOC124653907 isoform X3 has protein sequence MRCKEGVSAEEEGNGPETWCRIKGFLDVCVWPVMLLQGTEGGGFRGVHGVQQLVQGPPRLPGGCRFRRSSTSATKIGWLYLSSSRCLLLILLDSFKTQISTRVHSQMLNVSRPAIPAATVRRTPPLVMSPMAGIFAGFRGPETWCRRPPRHGGSKVESMSEEVMKGENRRRSGTGRRRCGGEHHQRHPKVQCGGAQVVANGLVY, from the exons ATGCGCTGCAAGGAGGGCGtatcggcggaggaggaggggaatGGACCAGAGACTTGGTGCAGGATCAAAG GCTTCCTGGACGTCTGTGTGTGGCCAGTGATGCTATTGCAAGGAACTGAAGGAGGTGGGTTCAGAGGCGTCCACGGTGTGCAGCAGCTTGTCCAAGGCCCGCCGCGGCTACCTGGAGGATGCCGTTTCCGGAGATCATCGACATCAGCAACAAAG ATTGGTTGGCTATATCTTTCTTCGAGCCGCTGCCTGTTACTGATTTTGTTGGACAGCTTCAAAACACAGATATCCACTCGAGTTCACTCGCAGATGCTGAACGTGTCAAG GCCCGCCATTCCGGCAGCTACTGTTCGCCGGACTCCTCCGCTGGTGATGTCCCCGATGGCCGGCATCTTCGCTGGATTCCGTGGACCAGAGACTTGGTGCAGGAGGCCTCCACGTCATGGAGGATCAAAG GTTGAAAGCATGTCGGAGGAGGTTATGAAGGGCGAGAACAGGCGTCGGAGTGGAACCGGGAGGAGGAGGTGTGGTGGCGAACACCATCAGCGACATCCAAAAGTGCAATGTGGAGGCGCTCAGGTAGTTGCGAATGGACTAGTGTACTGA
- the LOC124653907 gene encoding uncharacterized protein LOC124653907 isoform X2 produces the protein MRCKEGVSAEEEGNGPETWCRIKGRSPPSLMLLQGTEGGGFRGVHGVQQLVQGPPRLPGGCRFRRSSTSATKIGWLYLSSSRCLLLILLDSFKTQISTRVHSQMLNVSSGPPRPAIPAATVRRTPPLVMSPMAGIFAGFRGPETWCRRPPRHGGSKVESMSEEVMKGENRRRSGTGRRRCGGEHHQRHPKVQCGGAQVVANGLVY, from the exons ATGCGCTGCAAGGAGGGCGtatcggcggaggaggaggggaatGGACCAGAGACTTGGTGCAGGATCAAAGGTCGATCCCCCCCCTCCT TGATGCTATTGCAAGGAACTGAAGGAGGTGGGTTCAGAGGCGTCCACGGTGTGCAGCAGCTTGTCCAAGGCCCGCCGCGGCTACCTGGAGGATGCCGTTTCCGGAGATCATCGACATCAGCAACAAAG ATTGGTTGGCTATATCTTTCTTCGAGCCGCTGCCTGTTACTGATTTTGTTGGACAGCTTCAAAACACAGATATCCACTCGAGTTCACTCGCAGATGCTGAACGTGTCAAG TGGTCCCCCCAGGCCCGCCATTCCGGCAGCTACTGTTCGCCGGACTCCTCCGCTGGTGATGTCCCCGATGGCCGGCATCTTCGCTGGATTCCGTGGACCAGAGACTTGGTGCAGGAGGCCTCCACGTCATGGAGGATCAAAG GTTGAAAGCATGTCGGAGGAGGTTATGAAGGGCGAGAACAGGCGTCGGAGTGGAACCGGGAGGAGGAGGTGTGGTGGCGAACACCATCAGCGACATCCAAAAGTGCAATGTGGAGGCGCTCAGGTAGTTGCGAATGGACTAGTGTACTGA